CGGGTCTCTACAGGGAGGACTGACAGTGGGCAGAGGCGGGCTCGAGCCGTACGGCGCGCTGGTGCTGCGGGTGGTCCTCGGCGTGGTCTACATCGCCCACGCCTACCTGGCGCTCGTCGTGATGGGCCCCGCCAAGGTGGTCGAGTACCAGCGCGCGATGCACATCCCCCTGCCCGAGATCGGCGTCTGGTACCTGATCGTGGCGCACGGCCTGGGCGGGATCCTGCTCATCCTGGGCCTCCTGGTGCGCTGGGCCGCCCTGGCGAACATCCCGATCATGGCGGGCGCCCTCTGGTTCGTGCACTTGCAGCAGGGCTTCTTCATCTTCGGCAGCAAGTTCGGCTACGAGTACGTGCTCGTCATGCTGGGCGCGACGATCGCCCAGGCGCTGCTGGGCGCGGGCGCCTTCACGCTCCGGAAGTAGCGCTACTTCACGACCCGCCGGACCGCGTCGACGACGTCCGCGGCCCCCGGAGTCGCGAAGGCCTCGAGCGGCGGGCTGAAGGGAATGGGGATGTTCGGACCGGCCACGCGCACGATGGGCGCGTCGAGGTCGTCGAAGCAGGCCTCCATGATCACCCACGCGAGCCAGGCCCCGACGCTGCCGCGCATGGGCCCCTCTTCGGCGATGACCACGCGGTGGGTCTTCCGCACGGACGCGGCCAGGCCCTCGCGATCGAGCGGCACGAGGCTCCGCGGGTCGACGACTTCGACCGAGATCCCCTCGCCCGCCAGCCGGTCGGCCGCCGCCAGGCTCTCGCCCACCATGCGCGCCGTCGCGATCACGGTGACATCCGTGCCGGGACGCTTCACGTCGGCCAGGCCCAGCGGCACCAGGGTTTCGGCCTCCGGCACCTCGCCCGTCACGCGGTACAGCCCCCGGTGCTCGAAGATCAGGACGGGGTCGGGATCGCGGATGGCCGTCTTGAGCAGGCCCCGCGCGTCGGCCGGAGTGGATGGGATGCACACCTTGAGGCCGGGGATGTTGACGAACCAGGCCTCGACGGAGTTCGAGTGGTGCCCGCCGGCCGACTTCCCGATGCCGTAGGGCATGCGGAGCGTGAGCGGGCACGAGATCTGGCCGCCGAACATGTAGCGGCTCTTGGCGATCTGGTTGGCGACCTCGTCCATCGCGCAGGTGACGAAGTCGGCGAAGTGCATGTCCACCACCGGCACCAGACCCGTGATGGCCGCGCCCATGGCCGAGCCCACGATGGCCGCCTCGGAGATGGGGGCGTTCCGCACGCGAGCCGGGCCGAACTCCTCGGCCAGGCCCTTGGTGACGCCGAAGGGCACGCCGAGGACGATGTCCTCGCCGATGCAGTAGACACGCCGGTCACGCCGCATCTCTTCGCGCAGTGCGAGGTTCAGCGCGTCGCCGAAATCGAGGACCGGCATCAGTCGCTCCAGGGATAGTGGACGAAAAGATCCTGGAGCGCGTCCTCCGGCGCGGGCAGCGGGCTCGACTCGGCGAAGTCCACGGCGTCCTGGACTTCCGCCTCGACAGCCGCCGCCACGCGGGCCGCGTGCGCGGCGTCGAGGAGCTTCGCCTCCTCGAGGTGGGCCCGCAGCCGCACGATGGGGTCGCGCTGGCGGCCGCCTTCGACCTCGCCGCGCGAGCGGTAGCCCTGCGGGTCGCCTTCGAAGTGACCCATGAAGCGGACGGTGCGCGCCTCGATCAGGCTCGGCCCCTCCCCGGCTCGGGCACGAGCAACCGCGCTTTCCATCGCATGGTAGACGGCAAGGGCGTCGTTGCCGTCCACGGTCGCGCCCGGGATGCCGTAGCCCGCCGCCCGCGCCGCGATGCTGCCGCCGGCGGTGGACAGGTCGTGGGCGGTCGTCGACGCCCAGAAGTTGTTCTCGCAGACGAAGACCACCGGCACCTTCCACAAGGCCGCGAGATTGACGCCCTCGTGGAAGGGCCCCCGGTTCGCCGCGCCGTCGCCGAAGACCGTCACGGCGACCTGGTCGGTGCCGCGCATCTGGATCGACTGCCCCACGCCGGGCGCCAGCACGCAGCCCGAAGTCAGGACGCCGTTGGCGCCCAGGTAACCCACGGACGCGTCGGCGAGGTGCATGGAGCCGCCCTTGCCCTTGCAGCAACCGGTGGCCTTGCCGTAGAGCTCCGCCATGAAGCCGCGGAGCGAGCCGCCCTTGGCGATGAGGTGCCCGTGGCCGCGGTGGGTCGAGAACAGGTAGTCGTCGCGTCTCAGCGGCGCGCAGACGCCGGCAGCGACGGCCTCCTGGCCGATCGAGAGGTGGATGAAGCCGGGGATGCGCCCCGCCGCGTAGAGCTCACGCGCGCGCTCCTCGGCGCGGCGGATGCGCAGCATGGTCGCGTACATCTGGAGGAGCAGATCGGGGCCGAGACGCGGGCTCACGGGGCCCGATCTTAGCCCCGGCCAGCGGGAAGGGCAATCTCGCTACTTCGGCGCGGGCCCCGGGAACTGGTCGGGCGTGACCTTGCTGTTGGTCGCCGAGAGCGGCAGCTGGGTTACCTGCCCAGCCTCGACGGTCACGTTCTGGTTCCACAACTCCATGGCGGGAGCGCCGTCCTCGGCCTTGGCGACGAGCCGGTACTTGCCGGGCGCCAGGTCGCGGACCTCGTACCGCTCGCCCAGCCGGAACGGCCGCGAGAGGTTCACCGACTTCGTGGCATCGTCGTCACCGATGAATGACGATGCCGTTGGTGTCGGCGTACTTACCGCCGCCGTCGACGGGCTGGCCCGTCAAGATCTGGTCGCCCGCGTAACGTGAATGTATGACGTCCACGAATCCGTCTTGCAGCCGTCGCCGAGTCATAGCACCGCGTGACAGGGACGTGATCGGCGTGGCGAAGACCGCGGCCGGCCTCTCCGCAGGGAGCAGACCGTCAGCGCTGATTCGTCTCGAGGGTCTGGAAGGGAGCTAGCGGCCCTGCGGAAAATCGTCGCGCACGGCGACGCTGTTGCCGGGATTCAAGTCGAGCTGCTTCTCTTCGGCGGGTTTGAGCTCGACGCGGAGGCGCCAGATCGGCTGGCCCGCAAGGCGGTTCGTCAGCATGTACGGCCCGGGCAAAACGTCGGGGAACTTGAAGTTCCCGTCTTCGTCCGTCCGAAGAACGTAGCGCCCTTCCTTGGTCGGGCTGTCGGGCTGGCCCATCAGAAACAGCTGGAGCCGCCGCATCGGCTCCGGCTTGGCGCCCGCCTCGGCGAAGAGCGCGCGGCCCACCAGCACGGCGTTGCCCACCTCGCGCTCAGGCTCGGCTGACCGGCTGGAGGCCGCGGGGACACTGGGCAGGGCCCCGGCCCGGGCGAGCCACGCCTGCGATTCGACGCGTTCCTGCGAGCCGGGTTGGGCGTTCGCCATCACCCACTGGAACTCGCGAATGGCGGCCCCGCGGTCGGTGTACGAGAGCGCGACCGCGAGTCCGTAGCGAAGCGCCACGCTCTCCGGCGTGCGGGCAAGGGCCTCGCGAAAGACGGCCACCGCCTCGGCGTAGCGACCGGCCTCCATGGCGGCGCCGGCGCGCGCCGCCGGCCCCGCTTCGACGTGAGCCGGCGGTGTGGACGTCTGCGCCTGGCAGGCGGGGCCTGCCAGCACGAGGAACCCCAAGAGCGCGATGGTGAGAGCGCGCACGTTAGCCGGAGATTTCCTTGTAGGTGCCTGGCTCTCTTGTGAAGGTCTGAGGCAGCTGCCCGCCCCCGGTTTTGGCATAGTTGCAGTTCCAGATGATGGTGGAATTGGCGCTCGTATCAGTGTCGATGGTCGTGGACGAGACGTCACGAATGTTTTGGCTTATGACGGCCCCGTCGACCCGCCCGGTGCCGGAGCCCAGAACGGTGATGTCGTTGAGGGCGTAGACCAGTCCGTGCATCTGGAAGTTCCCGCTGATGGAGAGCGACCCCGCCACGATGAGCATGCCGCTGAAGATCCCGCTCGCATCGAGCGGGGCATTGCCGTGGATGTCCACCAAGGCGAAGTCGGTGATGGGCGTCGGGGGCGGCGCGTTCTGGTCGATGTTCTGGCCGCTCACGGTGTCCACGTAGATGATGCCGTTCGGCATTCTGTTGGTCGAGTTGAACGTCACCGGGCCCCGATAGTAGGTGCCGTTCCCCTTGGCGAGGATCTTGAGGGCGTCGAGTTCGAGATTCGAATACGTGTAGGGGATGAAGGCCGCGTCCGGGACATTCTGGATGATGTCGCTGGACTGGTTCTTCACGTTATTGCCGTCTAAGCCGTAGACCCCGGCGGAGCCGCTGGTGACTGTGAACCCCTTGCTCGTCGTCCCGGCCTTGTTTCCGCAGCTCGGGTCGGACCTGGAGTCGATCAGGGCGTTCCCGCCCACGCTGATTTCCCCGCGGACGGTGAGCGCCGAGGGCGGATTGAGGAAGCGTGTCTGGAGGACGATCACCTGAATCTTCTGCTTGACCTTGGGGCCGGTGCCCGTGTTCGTGGGTGTCCAGCCGGTC
The sequence above is drawn from the Candidatus Methylomirabilota bacterium genome and encodes:
- a CDS encoding thiamine pyrophosphate-dependent dehydrogenase E1 component subunit alpha; translated protein: MYATMLRIRRAEERARELYAAGRIPGFIHLSIGQEAVAAGVCAPLRRDDYLFSTHRGHGHLIAKGGSLRGFMAELYGKATGCCKGKGGSMHLADASVGYLGANGVLTSGCVLAPGVGQSIQMRGTDQVAVTVFGDGAANRGPFHEGVNLAALWKVPVVFVCENNFWASTTAHDLSTAGGSIAARAAGYGIPGATVDGNDALAVYHAMESAVARARAGEGPSLIEARTVRFMGHFEGDPQGYRSRGEVEGGRQRDPIVRLRAHLEEAKLLDAAHAARVAAAVEAEVQDAVDFAESSPLPAPEDALQDLFVHYPWSD
- a CDS encoding alpha-ketoacid dehydrogenase subunit beta gives rise to the protein MPVLDFGDALNLALREEMRRDRRVYCIGEDIVLGVPFGVTKGLAEEFGPARVRNAPISEAAIVGSAMGAAITGLVPVVDMHFADFVTCAMDEVANQIAKSRYMFGGQISCPLTLRMPYGIGKSAGGHHSNSVEAWFVNIPGLKVCIPSTPADARGLLKTAIRDPDPVLIFEHRGLYRVTGEVPEAETLVPLGLADVKRPGTDVTVIATARMVGESLAAADRLAGEGISVEVVDPRSLVPLDREGLAASVRKTHRVVIAEEGPMRGSVGAWLAWVIMEACFDDLDAPIVRVAGPNIPIPFSPPLEAFATPGAADVVDAVRRVVK
- a CDS encoding carboxypeptidase-like regulatory domain-containing protein, which gives rise to MNLSRPFRLGERYEVRDLAPGKYRLVAKAEDGAPAMELWNQNVTVEAGQVTQLPLSATNSKVTPDQFPGPAPK
- a CDS encoding DoxX family membrane protein → MGRGGLEPYGALVLRVVLGVVYIAHAYLALVVMGPAKVVEYQRAMHIPLPEIGVWYLIVAHGLGGILLILGLLVRWAALANIPIMAGALWFVHLQQGFFIFGSKFGYEYVLVMLGATIAQALLGAGAFTLRK
- a CDS encoding carboxypeptidase-like regulatory domain-containing protein; its protein translation is MRALTIALLGFLVLAGPACQAQTSTPPAHVEAGPAARAGAAMEAGRYAEAVAVFREALARTPESVALRYGLAVALSYTDRGAAIREFQWVMANAQPGSQERVESQAWLARAGALPSVPAASSRSAEPEREVGNAVLVGRALFAEAGAKPEPMRRLQLFLMGQPDSPTKEGRYVLRTDEDGNFKFPDVLPGPYMLTNRLAGQPIWRLRVELKPAEEKQLDLNPGNSVAVRDDFPQGR